In Brassica napus cultivar Da-Ae chromosome A3, Da-Ae, whole genome shotgun sequence, the sequence TTTTGGCGATAAAGAACCAGATACGGAAGGCTTGAACCAGCTCAAAGTggttagtaaaactaaattaaaaaaatttgcaaGTGACTTCAGTACGTTTGTTGTGTTATGATGATTTTACTGAATTCTTCCAACAGATGACAATGATACTATATGAGGTCCTTAGGCTATATCCTCCAGCAGCACAGCTGACCCGAGCCATTCACAAAGAGATAAAGCTAGGCGACCTGACACTGCCCGGAGGCGTTCAGATCAATCTTCCTATTCTGCTAGTCCATCGTGATACACAACTATGGGGCAACGATGCAGGGGAGTTCAAGCCCGGGAGGTTCAAAGACGGTGTCTCAAAGGCAACAAATGGCCAAGTCTCTTTCTTTCCCTTTGCGTGGGGACCAAGGATCTGCATTGGCCAAAATTTTGCTCTGATGGAGACAAAGATGGCTCTGGCTTTGATTCTACAGAGATTCTCCTTTGAGCTTTCTCCTTCCTATGTTCATGCTCCTTACACAGTCCTCACACTGCACCCACAGTTCGGTGCTCATCTTATCCTACACAAACTATAATTCTTTAACGGATAAACCCCTTTTGGAGTGATGAAAGGGAAGTTCAGATCAtaataaaactcaaaaatattgtttatgtaTTCATGCCAGAACAAGCGTCTCATGGATGAAAACCCTTTTGAGCTATGATTCTAACAGAACTAAACAAATACACAATACAAACGTACGTGCAAAACTCTAAATCCGATTCGTACATTGGTTTAGTTATTAGCTACTTTAAaaagttttacaaaaacaatAAGAAGTTTGAACAATATTGattttttgataaattgttaaatTAATTCATCAATGAAACAATATTTATGCAAAAACTATAAAACTTGAATAAGAGAATATAACAAGAATATAACTATGAACACTGAACTAACGCTAAGAGACCATGCAACCTTGATTTTCAGAGTACATTGTAAACATGATTCATTCCGAATCATTTTATCATCATCCGAAACAGTTAAATACACAGATAAATACAATTTATTATCTGCAAAGAAACGTAAAGTAATTGACGTACGTTACATGCCTATCAATATAGCTCCACACAAATTGAAGTTCGCTTCTTGCGCCACGTGGCATGCGACCTAGTCACATAATAAATGGTACTAAAAGTCTAAAAGACAACATGGGATATTATCCGCCAACATTGCTCAATCTTTAAAAATTCAAGAATATTAGAAAACTGTCCATCTCTCTGAGAGTGAAAATGGAGATATCAGTTGCGTTAGTAACAGTTTCAGTAGCTATAGTTCTTGTGTCGTCGTGGACATGGAGAACATTAAAGTTGGTTTGGTTTAGACCAAAGATGCTTGAGAGTTACTTGAGAAGACAAGGTCTCTCCGGTACTCCGTACACGCCTCTCATCGGCGATTTAAAGAGAAACTTTAGTATGACGATGGATGCAAGATCCAAACCCATCAAACTAACGGATGATATCTCACCACGTGTCATGCCTTTTCCATTCGAAATGCTCAAGAATCAGGGTATATATGTTAAATGTTGTATAGTTGGCCTCTTTGTTGTAGAGTACATGATCAAGAAAAGGTCTGAACTATTGTGTGTTTCTGAAATAGGAAGGACGTTTTTTACATGGCTTGGAACTACACCAACCATCACTATAATGGATCCTGAGCAAATGAAGGAAGTGTTcaacaaaatttatgatttccAGAAGCCACATACGTTCCCTTTGCGTAACGTGGTAGCCAAGGGACTCGCTAAGTATGATGGTGAGAAATGGGCGAAACACCGAAGAATCATCAACCCGGCATTCCACCTTGAGAAAATCAAGGTATACGCTTCTTACAATCATGATCAAATTTAACATGGTATTAGAACCGCTCAATGTTTGTGAGGAAGTGTTAATGAATGAATTAAATCTCACATTGGTAGTTGGAGacatatttaacatatatatatatatatatatataatatatatatatatattatatatatatatatacatatgtatataagTTGATATCCAATCCAATTAACgtaaattgattttaagttcTCGGATTCTTTGCCGAGTATCAGTTTCAGTCTCACCAGTTTGCTATTTTGTGGAGAAGTCTGTAGAGATTTGTACCAGAAAATGCAATCaaaactattttgttttttcttgtacGTGAGAACTGGTTTTCAACATCACTACGTTAAGTGACTATCTTTCGGCTGTCCGACTTTGTATATTGACGTATTCAAGCATTGAATTGAATTCGTTGTCAAACTTTCTTAACTTTATTGCTAGGGTTTTTATCCTCTTAGTTAAAGAGGATGGAAATTTCATCATTATATTGTAGTAGTAATAGAAAAGGTTAGATTAGTGGAAGTAATttcgtgtttcaaaaaaaaaaatgtgttcatTTGGCTCTGTCCAACTTGTTCCTTCTGCTTCTATGTGTAGAATATGGTACCTGCGTTCCACCAAAGCTGCAGCCAGGTTGTTGGCAAATGGGAAAAGTTAGTCTTGGATAAAGGATCCTCATGTGAGGTGGACGTGTGGCCAGGGCTTGTGAGCATGACTGCAGATGTGATCTCTCGTACTGCTTTTGGCAGCAGCTACAAAGAAGGACAGAGGATATTTGAGCTCCAAGCGGAACTAGCACAGCTCATGATGCTAACTTTTCTGAAATCTTTCATCCCTGGATATCTGTAATAAAAGAAACCTAAACTTGTCTGCATCTAATGCTTTGGAGATGGGAATCATGTTTTGTTAAatactctttctttcttttgttgctGTAGTTATCTCCCAACAAAGAATAATAGAAGGATGAAGGCAGCATCCAGAGAAATCCATGTTATACTGAGAGGGATCATTAACAAAAGGTTAAGGGCTAGAGAAGCTGGAGAAGCACCAAGTGACGATTTGCTAGGTATACTTCTTGAATCAAATTCAGGGCAAGCTAAAGGAAATGAAATGAGCATTGAAGATGTGATGGAGGAGTGTAAGTTGTTCTATTTCGCTGGACAGGAGACAACTTCAGTGCTTCTGGTCTGGACAATGGTTCTGTTAAGTCAACACCAAGAGTGGCAAGCTCGCGCACGGGAAGAAGTGAAGCAAGTTTTTGGAGACAAAGAACCAAACACAGAAGGCTTGAACCAGCTCAAAGTTGTAAGTAcaacctaataaaaaaaaagaaattccctATGATATCCATTTTAATTTATcttcaaagaagaaaatgataaaaataagttttattaacctttttattaaagagtaaaaatataattttactctAGATTTTACTAATCTACATTTGGAATTTAGGGTGGGGTTTTAAGGATatggtttcaaaattttaaaaataaaaaataaatattaaaattttaaaaataaaagtgattattttgattattttcttattcGAATACTATTTTTgcgacaaaaatttaaaaattgttatttaagAGATTGTCCATGAAAAGATGTTAGTACGTTTGTTGTGTTATGATGATTTTGCTGAATGCTTTCAACAGATGACGATGATTCTTTATGAGGTCCTTAGGCTATATCCTCCAGCAGCGCAGCTGACCCGAGCCATTCACAAAGAGATGAAGCTAGGCGACCTGACACTACCAGGAGGCGTTCAGATCAATCTACCTATTCTGCTAGTCCATCGCGACATACAGCTATGGGGTAAAGATGCAGCGGAGTTCAAGCCAGAGAGGTTCGAAGACGGTGTCTCAAAGGCAACAAAGGGGCAAGTTTCTTTTTTTCCCTTTGGGTGGGGACCAAGGATCTGCATTGGCCAGAATTTTGCTCTGATGGAGACAAAGATGGCTCTTGCTTTGATGCTACAGAGATTCTCCTTTGAGCTTTCTCCTTCCTATGTTCATGCTCCTTACACAGTCTTGACACTGCAGCCACAGTCCGGTGCTCATCTTATCCTACACAAGATTAGTTCCACCACCCAATgtgatgtttttaaaaagagCTTCTTACGGTAagagtttagattatttatgtTCGCCGGAAGTGGATAGAACAAGGAAAGGTCGGgtaacaaaatattaatgtttCCGGATTATTTATATTTACGTATTTATAGAACTTCCTAACTATACCGCCATATGTTGGTTTTTCACACCCTAACTTTCGATATTTTTAAATTCCTCCCTTATTTTGTAATATGTGGTACTACAAGTCCACAGATCTTGGTGGAGAGTACTAACGGCAGATTTGTGTCCATGCTGTGAGCCGCTGCAAAATTTCATACATGTGTTTTGAATTCGAGCTTAAATGGTCCTCCTTCTCATAGATATTTGAATTAATGACTCGAAAATATATGCTTTGGTTTAACTAGTGTTAATATGGTTGTTAATGGCGATTAACTAGACTGATAAAGTTAGCGGATTTTgcaccaaaaaataaaagagttaGCGGATATATCTCGGAATCCACTTAGCAATTAGAATTAGGTTTGATTTATACCGTATTGAATAAgaaattaacaatatatttttatatatgatttgaaAACAAAAGTGTGTTTTTATTGAGTATAAACGATGCTAATTTATCAATGTGTAGATACTGAGTTTGACATACTGAGTTTGAgaagtttaaaatttacttaCTTAATTAAATCACTTTAAGatctatattaataaagttGCTTAGAAAGGCTCCTTAGAGTGCCACGTCATCCTTCCATGTTCCTTTTTCCACCACGTGTCCTCTCACCCAAACGATACTTCTCATTGTTTCATTACTTCCTTTCGTGTATTGGGCTTTAATAATATGCAGGCCTGTCGAAGCTCAAAAATGGTTTGCCCCATatctcatcttcttcgtcgGCTGACATACCGGACGTTTAGCCTCCATGAAACCACCGTCATAACATTTCTCTTCAGATTTCACCATAAAGATTTTCCTTTATGTCCGTCCTTTCCAGCTAATCCTACGACATGCTGATTTCTAAACGGTTCTCTATCAGTGGGAAGAATATTGATGTTTGATTCTCTATCAGCGGAAAGAATGGTTTCATGATATGTCGTCCTCTTCTTTGATATTGCTGTTTTGGTTCTGAAAATTTCGCAGAGATTCAGTCCCACATGTATTCCATTTGATTCGGTCTATGAATTTATTGAttcttttcgtttttgttaGGGAAAAGTTATTAAGTCAGGGCATGCTGCCAAATTGTTGATAGAGGCGCTGCTTCAGCGGTTCTTGGCTCTCGCAAGACGATGAATTGAGGCTGCTCAAGCTCAGGTTCGGCTCCTTTGGAATCTATGTGTTCTTTGGTGGTTTAGGTTTTTAGTGCGTTAAGATGTTCGCTTATGCTTCTTGGGTTAGTTGAAACAAAGTGTTGAGTAGGATACAACAATGAAGGAGAAAAAT encodes:
- the LOC106439376 gene encoding cytochrome P450 72A15-like, with product MEISVALVTVSVAIVLVSSWTWRTLKLVWFRPKMLESYLRRQGLSGTPYTPLIGDLKRNFSMTMDARSKPIKLTDDISPRVMPFPFEMLKNQGRTFFTWLGTTPTITIMDPEQMKEVFNKIYDFQKPHTFPLRNVVAKGLAKYDGEKWAKHRRIINPAFHLEKIKNMVPAFHQSCSQVVGKWEKLVLDKGSSCEVDVWPGLVSMTADVISRTAFGSSYKEGQRIFELQAELAQLMMLTFLKSFIPGYLYLPTKNNRRMKAASREIHVILRGIINKRLRAREAGEAPSDDLLGILLESNSGQAKGNEMSIEDVMEECKLFYFAGQETTSVLLVWTMVLLSQHQEWQARAREEVKQVFGDKEPNTEGLNQLKVMTMILYEVLRLYPPAAQLTRAIHKEMKLGDLTLPGGVQINLPILLVHRDIQLWGKDAAEFKPERFEDGVSKATKGQVSFFPFGWGPRICIGQNFALMETKMALALMLQRFSFELSPSYVHAPYTVLTLQPQSGAHLILHKISSTTQCDVFKKSFLR